In Castor canadensis chromosome 6, mCasCan1.hap1v2, whole genome shotgun sequence, the genomic window CAAATCCTATTCCTTAGTACAATTAATAACCATTATGTAAATTAACCTTATAATGGAGGATGTGAGAATATTAGAACAGAAAACATTCTGCAAATTCCTGAATGTATTCCCATACTTCCTTTACCATCTGGGAAAAGTTTATGTTTACCATCTGGCAATAGTTTATGTTTGCCCTCAAAGTGACCAATGATTACTTTCCCAATGATTATCTAAGTAGTAATGAGCAGTGGAATGGTGACCTTAGAATTGAAGGGGTGTTCCTACAAAGAGCTATGACACCTTATGAACTAGCCATTTTAGTAGCTTTATGAATTCTTGATGACATGAATTCTCAGAATAATCTCTAATCATAGACACTAAATGGAAGAATTAGATTTTTGTGAGAAGTCTCTTCCAAACTGTATAATAACTAACTTAATGTACTATTCAGAAGAAAGTTTAGGCAGAATTATCCTGAGATAAGTATCTGCATTATTCCATCTCTGAATATAAATTTAATACCCCATCTATAGTAGAAACATTAAGGGTCTAGGAAACCCTACATCAACTTATGATGAACAGCCAAATGCATATTATGTTACATCATTTATATTGACCATGACAGATGCCATGATAAAGCAGACTCCAAAATGTAGGCACCAGTGTAACCTTGACCTTTAGTGTGGGTGTTGGGACAGTCTCTCCCAATCACATTTCTACATAGTTTAAGTCTTGTTTTCTGTGCAAAGTGCATGATTGTTTTTGCTCTcaactccagaaaatagaaggtTGAAAGAATCCCCAAAGCTGGCACAGGACTTTGGGTATACCTAAACAGTGAATATTTATTCAGGAGAGCCATCAGCAATTTCCAATTGAAACACATGGGTGGTGACAGGGAAAATATGTGTGAATCTGTTTTTATGGTCTAAATAATGAAGCTATGTAAGAACTACATTTTAGTGGcaaactggggtttgatctcagggtcttttgcgaggcaagtgctctaccacttgggccatgtagtaaattatttttgctttggtttatttttcatatgggaTTGCCCACTTTTGCCTAGGCCTGGACTCAGACcactttgcctcccaagtagatgatTGCAGGCATtcactaccatgctcagcttatttttGAAAGAAGGTCTTGGTAACTCATTTTGCCTGGGTGTCTTTGAACAACCAATATCTTatgtccacctcctgaatagctgggataacaggagtATGCCACTACACTCAGCTCAGCAcccaattttaagaaataattttcttcctaaatattCTAGGGAAGCAGCATAAAGCTGgagaagaaaacatggagaaaGCTACAGGTCAGTTTCTTAAAACATTTCTACATGAATGTAAAGTGCAACAATAAATCATCTTAGATAATTTATCACTCATGCCATCTGCCAATAAGCAAGGTCCATATGTCATGTCAGACTTTTCCTGAATGGGGTATTGCAAGGTCTTACAATTTTACTAGGGTAATTCTAAACTTGAATTCAAGTTACAAAGATGTTAGCCAAGGCAAAAAACAGCAAGCCATGAAAGAGAATATCTTTATTTGCATGGTAGCAAATTGGATTTCAACTTCCCCCCTAACATCTGCTATGGAAGATGTCAGCCTATGGTAAGGACACAAAGCATATGAATAGGAGTTATTTTGAGATGCTTGGGGAATAATAATATTTTCCATGAACATATCATTGAACTTATCCTTTACCATACAATGGTACAATTCTACTTGACATTAGTCACAGAATGTATAGGAagttttccttattatttatttatctttattatttttttgtagttctgggaatcaaacccagggctagggaagtgttctaccactgatctGCAGCCACAGTTCaaaactgagaagaaaaagagagtttcACTATACAGGCAGATATCAGGTGCACACGGAACCTAAGATTAGGATATTAAAGGAATCATGACCAGTGATATTAGGGCTGCCTTTCTTTACCTTTGCTTTCTAGAGGTGATAAACTTGCTACCATGCATTGTTTCAATATTAGTGGCAGAACTTATCTGTGCAAATTTTACCAATGTCTTCATAGCACTGGTGAACTCTACTGACTTGGTCAAGAGATGAAAGACCTCAGCTGTTCAAATTCTCACTGCTTTATCTGTTGCCAGAGTTTGTTCACTTTTAGTGGTGTTACTAAATTAGTATTTTGCTGTGTTTAATCCAACAATGAGTAGTGGACAAGtaagaattatttcatatattgCCTGATAGTCACTCATTTTGAGCCTAGTCTGTTGCTagtctcaaatattttatttagtcaAGTTAGCCATTTTCTCCTATCTTATTTTCATGAACCTAAATTACTGAGTTAAAGTATGGATTTAGTGACACTGTTGGGTATACTGtattttgctctttttgtttatctgtgttgtcttTAGTGGTAAGCACATATAACAGTAAATCAGATGAGTCAATTTAAAGAATCATGTCTTTGAACATTATGTTGAAGGTCACTGTATACTTTTCAAGTGTGACTGCATTCTCCTCAGCAAATTTCAGACCCTTTGCTCTGTGGTTGATTAGTTTTtcattgttagtcttttgagacTCCAAGTCTTTTGGGGTAAATAGCTCTATGGCAAATAATCCACAATTCCAGCACAAAGAATCACTTAAAAGAGTTGCAAACTGATCTCTCCTCTCTCCTACTGTTGGCCATTTATGTCCTAATTCTAATCATATTCAGTTGAGGAGAGGCTGCAAAACAAACCAGTCCTCATGCTTTGCTTGGCTCTTAGAACCATCTATCCTCAAAACAACATATTCATCTTGTTTCTAGAAACAAGAAACagattaaacaacaacaaagacagctGAAAATCATGTGTAATAATTCCCAGAGATGGCAGAAGAAGACATAAGTATTTCAGTATGAATGGATGACTCTAATTGAAGTCCCTCGAAACGATACTGAGGAAAggaagtatatataatatatctccATCAGATATGGGAAAATTTGTTCATTACCTCTTCCACCCATCCCTACATTTTAGGACAATCTAATTATTTATGAGTTAAACTCTTGAATTTCTTCACAGATCAATGATGCTCATTTTTTTGTCTAAActtttttttactatgtttattattattatatcttcAAATTCACTAATATTTTCTTCTGCAGTATATAATCTGTACAGTGTTTCCAACTTCTTTGTTTATAgaaaattttccttctctttccagtGACTTGAATGACTAAACGAGATGATGTGTTTCCATGGATGATAAGGATTTATTACATGTTTGGCGGTGTTTGtgcacatacatgcatgtgaTCATTCCTTCAGGAAATGGCAATCAATGGAAGAAATATTAACCTACCAATGCTTTTTTACATGTAAGTTCAGTACTTCTGTgataaaaattattacaaaagtaTTCGAGACAAAGGGAATCCATAACTCACATTCAAATTAACTCCTAATAAATTGTcaagtatataatttaaaatatagtaaatgATGCTGCTGATTGTGATGGAGATTCCAGGTTTCCATCTCTAAATTAATAAATCTCCTCCCAGTACCACTCTCCAATCTCCTGTTAGCCTCTTAACTGAGGACTGTAATGTATTAATAAATTATATCTGAGTGTGAACCAAAAGAGAAAACAGTGAAATCAAAACTGCCCATATTTGCTTCTGTCAACACTTGATGTCCTTGTTTGACTACTCTTTTGAATATGGAAAATTACCACCTGTggcttctctgaaaaaataaacatttgctagGATGGAAATTGCTAGCTGCATCACTGAAAATAGAAAGCCAGTCATCAAGACTGACATGGTCCTATTCTATAGtagaactgattttttaaaatagattagtAACAGAGAAATACCAAATCAATGAATATTAAATGTGAGGTACCTAATTATTATTCCTTAGTTAAATTATTATGGAATCTGGGATTGTTCTCTCTGAAAAGAAACCAAGTTCAGAGAAGGTCATGTTCATGGTGGCATTCATCACTTTTTATGAGTTGGGAGAGAACAGAATACCTATTTCAGTGACTTCAGTCTCATCAGCTCATCTTCTGAACTTCTTCTTGATGGAGACATTTCTCCATTTCTGAAGGAGTTCTTTTCAGATCTTCATAGCACTAGTAAACCTGGAAGAATGAGGATTTCCTTGAGTTTTgacatatttacatatttcagCACCCCTTAAATATTTGCTAGGTTTCTTTCATACatgcctcattttttttctcttcttactgATGACTCTTTCCTTCCACCAGTGTAGGTAATGTGAGCATTTATGTTAGCTGTTACTTCTATATTTCTCTGGTCCCCTATCTATGTCAGATCTCCATTTAGGCAATAGTGAAGGATGTTCTGGGAGAGAGAAGACcatattataatataaataaatatgtatcttTCAAACTAGAAAAAGAGTAAGCTCATTTCTTCTGTGATCTCCAATTTGTCTTTATAATGTGTTAAAAATATCTTTGTAGTAAGGTTTTGTTCAATTATTAAGAGGTAAACTGAGAgtcacaataaaattttatagttatTAAATAAACAACCATTCATAAGTTAGGCAACTCAAACCAGAAGTGTCTAAGGAGCTCCACTGAGGGAATGGAGGGAATAGCTTCATAAGACAGACAAAGAAGTACAGTATGAAGATACTTTATTGGTTAAAGTTAGTTTCCTTATTTTGTCTGTCCTTTGGAAAGAAAACCAAGTTTGATGGTTGCCCCTGACTGTTGAACTTAAACTCACATTGTTTGTAATGTACCTATTTATAAGAAGTAGCTCAAGTTAAGTTCTGCTTATGTTTGCAAATCAAGCCACTTATGAAGCTTCAATGGCTTTGCCTGCACTGGGACTGGTCAGGCCAGatctccattttattttactatctCTGGCCTAGTCTTGCTGGTGATTCTTTCAGAACtatactgttattatttttttctttcctgtatttctagttttctttgtcATCAGGATATATATTTGTTACTCAGACTCTGTCAATCAGATGTATTTATAGGACTTATTTACTTTGATGTGTAAAAGTCACACAAATAAAGCCAACCAGGAAgccatgtattcattttatagttGTTTTCTACAGTCAATATCAGCAGTGGCAGTTTCCACTTGGGGACAGAAGCAGTGTCACCTGGAGCTTGAAACAGTGGTAGGAACAGTTTAGCGTTTCTTTTTTCACCCCTCCTAATAATCTCTTGGGGTTTTGGTGTTACTTAttttgaatcagggcctcatgcttgctaaacaagcactgtactacttgaaccatgcctctcacccattttattttagttgtttttcttttgttaattagcatacattaattttaaaggtgattcattgtgataattccatagatgtgtatggtatactttgaacaagtttgttCTCTTTATTATAGTCCCTTAGACCCCCTCCCTATACCACCCTTCTTAAAATAGCATTTAGTGAGTTCATTATACTatctttatatacatacatatgtacatatttacttCTACTCTTTTAATCCCCAAGTAacctcaccctctcctttctttcctcttcctgctcATTCCCACTCCAACATGGCTCCCTCTTTATACCAATTtccattactatttttattacttgcattttaggtctagattctgcatatgagtgaaaacatggtGTTTGGCTTTTTGAAATTTGCTTAttttgctcaacatgatgatctatATTTCCGTCCATTTTCCTACTGAATAAtcgcattttctttattctttcatcgtagcttggctattgtgattcaTGCTAtgctaaacatgggtgtgcaggtatctctcttgtatgttgatttaccttcctttggatatatgcctaatAGTTATAAAGCAAGGTCGTAAGGTAAGTATATTTGTAGCATATTGAtggtggttgcactagtttacattttcagtaacagtgtatgagggttcccttttccctacattcttgccagcatttgttgtcatttgttttcttcatggtaGTGATTCTGACTAGAGTAAAATGGAATCTCAGCAGAACTATGCTCTTAGCAACTGTTTCATCATTTGATTACAGTCAGCTTCATAAAGCAAGAGACAACTCACAGTTTCTTCCCCAGTCATCGTTCCTTTCCTTGCTATTTCACTGCTCTTTCAGCCCTGTGCCTTTCTCTCTGATTTAATGGCAGATAATTTGAGCATATGTGCTCATTTGAGGCTTTGCCAGGAAAACCAGATAGGTAGCCTCTGTGCTTTGAATTGCTTTGTCAAAGTGAAAGTATTTATTTGATATAATAAATGCTAGCTAAACCTTAATCTGTAAATATAAGCCaatcagaaattataaaataggtTTGACAGCTATATTTTGAGATGATCTTATCCTAAAGGGTGTCTTTGCCGGGTTTTGATACTTACATACTGTTTATTGCAGAGAAGTACTCACCACCTCCATGCCTGCAGGACACAAGTTTCCAGACCTTCTGGCAGTTTTTGTTCCTGCTCACAAAGGAGGTAATCATTTTCTGAGTgcaattaaaaatatgttatcaTAGGCATCCCTAATATGACTCAATTATAATCTTTTCTTCCTGGAGTGAGAAAATTCTCAAGTGTGAGATTTACTTTCCAAGTAGTCATAGGCGACAGTTTACTAAATATTATGTTACTTCTCAATTTATTTTCCATCCTCCACTATGGTGGTTGCCCATTGCCAATGAATTGACTATTAAGGTGCTGCTGTACATTGAGTTTTGTTTCAGCAGTGCCCCTAGAGGCCAAACCCATTCTCATCAGGTTATCATATTATATATCTATGTTTCCCTCTTAAGATCTCACAATTTTAAGGACTTCACACAGAAAACTGTTAAGTATTTGTTTTGGTTAATCTCTGTAATATGCCCAGTGCTCATAGTGGTCACATACAAATCCAAGTTGACAGATCTTCTTTCTTGACTTCTGTTTGAGTGTTAAGGCAAAAAGATGAGAACCTTGCAGCGATATGAATCCACTCAGAAGCAATATGCAATTTCACAATATGCTATTAACCTAAGAGTTCACACGGCAATGTATAACTTCAAAGCAGAAAGCAAATGCTGCAAAAATGCATTTCTTATAACCTAAAAGTATATTATATAGCCTATTGCCTTTTTTACCAAACTTTATGCtatttacaaaatttaaatgCAAATCCTGATGACTTGGatagttgaaaataaaatgtggaaaataataCCATAAAGTAATAATAGAAATAAGCTTGAAAAtcattttcataaaaacaaagtagatttttaagaaaaaaagacattagatAATGTGTCTTCTCACATGGCTAAAGACTAAATTTGCTAAAAAATGCATCAAACAATGTAACTTCAATGGCAGAACTTCAAAGAGAAGTAGACTCATTCATATTTATAGTAGGATTAATTCACATTAAATCTCAATAATGATAGAAAGATAAACAGAATTAAAGTAGGATGATTTACAAGTCTAACTTATGTCTGAAACCCTGCACCCACAAGCAACCTGATACACATTACTTTCAGGAAACATAAAACATTTATCAAAATTGACTGtaaatatgcaataaaataagTTTCAGCATATATCATCTGTTTTCAGCCTATAGAATCTGATCTGTGACTTTAATTCAATTTTGCTAGAAATGAATAACAAACACTCAGTGAAAAAACCTTTGTGAATGTATAACCAGATTCCTAAGCCAGAAACTTGACTTTGTAGGTTCCAACATGTCAGTTCTGGCCACTTaccccaaagaaaacaaatgtaactTATGATAAAAAGGCAGGAAAGAATTTTAATTGCCATAGTTTTGTTGGGAAGACAAAAATAGCCATTTTTAAGGTACTGACAGGAGATTTATTTCTGAATAAAGGAAGAATTGGGGAGTGGCAAGAAGTGTGAATAAGTTCTCTTGGTCAAAATGTGGTCTGGTTCTGCAAGGTGGCCCAAAAATGTTCTTATTCCTTGAGAGAACAATCCTGTTCCCacgagatgattgctcctgcttgAGGGATCTGTCTATGAGACTGCTGTTTAAATTTCAGGGTGAAAAAATGTTTAGGACAATTATTGGAGACTTTCAAGCACTTTTTTGGAGGTCTGAAGTAGGATATTGTAAATCAAAGCTGACAGTAACCTCAGTTACTCATATCTCTGTGCCTTCAGCCTTGAAGGGGGATAAGATAGGTTAGTTAACACCAGtttttaggcagacactcttGAGTGATTAACAAGACTACATGCAGAGTTAAACAGGAATTTGATCCAAATTTTAAGACAAAGGAGACATATACAAAATGAAGGCAAGGATGCTAGGCTTTCATCCTGATTTTAAATTGCGGACCCAAGTGAGAATCCAGTGCTTTTTAGTAAAAGCATTATAACCACAAGTTATAAATGGAAActtaaatatgcattttaaaaatagtccatgggttgaagaaaaataataatgagaattgaaaaatatttaaacttaaGTATATATGAAGCATTAAACTTAgaaggagcagggaataccctggaaataataggtataggcaaggtcttcctcagtagaactcaagcagccaggcagaaaggattaacaaatggggctacatgaaacttaaaagcttctgcacaactaaagaaatggtctctaaactaaagagaccactcacagaatgggagaaaatctttgctagctatacatcagacaagggactgataaccagaatacacagggaactccaaagactaaactcccccaaaatcaatgatccaataaagaaattaGCAACTGAattaagcagaactttttcaaaggaagaagtccaaatggctaaaaaacacactaaaaaatgctcaccatccatggccataaaggaaatgcaaatcaaaaccacagtcagattctacctcactcctgttagaatggctacctgCAAGAACACATGTaggttatagacctaaaataaaagcatcaacattattggacatgggtaacacactaaggggagaccatgcatgggagggataggccaagggaaagaaataaaaaacttgaatgtggtggatgtgctcactgtacaggaatgaatacagaaatcttgaaCTGATTatggccactatgggaaggaaatTAGGGAGTACTGAACAGATCTGGTAGACTTGAACTAATttagattataatacatatatggatggaaacaacacaaggaatctccttgtACACCTAgttttatctcaagctagcaaaaatgacatgtttttcttattatcttttatgttttcttctacaaaattggagaataggaggatggaacaggttctgccttgagGAGGAGGTTGAGGAGGGGGaagtggtgcaaataatgtatacacttgtaagcaaatgcaaaagtgatacttgttgaaactgttccaggaatcaggggagagggaatgaaagagaccagtggagggggtgaattcaagcatgatatatttgatacattgtagtaacctttgtaaatacttccttataaccccacccagcacaacaataataattttaaaaaatcacttggaAAGATGATTCTTAGTTAATGATTCTTGGCAGAAAATTTATATCTTTAGAATATGttagaaaaggagaaagtatGAAAAAATTGATGTTCTTATCACTTATACTTTGCTAAATGTTCTACATATGATACATATAACAATAattcaagaaaaaaggaaaatacaaaaaagagcgTTTTTAACAAAAGTTATGAGGCTAGGAAAACCTTAGCACCACATTCTAATGgcaaaatgtgagaaataaaaatcagatattaattttcctaataaacatagatgcaaatatCCTAATACACTATTGGCAAACTAAATCCCAAAGCAGTTAAGTAGGGTGAGCATTTCATAGCCAATATAGATTTATCCCTATCTTGCAATTTTGATTAATGcaaaaacatttattataaaaatttgacACACTAGCAggtaaaagttatatatgatgAAGTAACCTGTggattcataaagaaaaataaacaaaataggaCTACTAGGAGACATTTTAAGTGAATCCACAAATTATCAAGAAGAAACATTGTTCTTTAGGGAAGAACATCTTTAATGAAGGGAAAATATGGAATACATTCTTTTTAGGACCAAGGATAGTACATGGTTGTCCACCATTGGCACCTCTAGTTGACAGTTTACTGACCAATGCATTAGTGCAAGGAAGGTATTCTCTATACACTATCAGCTTGCAAAGTGGTAAAGGACTTGCCAGAGTTTGCTCAATGGTTGAGGGTCTGTTAACTGAATGACAATATGGGAAGCAAAACATTAAAAGTGTATACGTCATGTGATTTTGTGAAACccaaggaaaaacattttaaattaaatatatgtcaTGGCCTCCTTTCTTACTTTTCCCCCTctcttttctttacatatttctgACTGTCTTTCTGCAATTTTTCTCTGATGTCTATTCTCCCTCTCtcatagaaatggaaaaactTCTTTGGTCTGATTGCTCTTTTTAATGCTTTCTCTGATGGAAATATACCAGGAACGTGCATCTCAAAATTACAACAATACTATTCAGTTCTAAATTTTTTTCATGCATTACATCACATATTCTAATGGACTATGGTATTTTCTTATGTGCAAGCACACAGGTGATCTGTTTGTGCAGATTCTGAGTATTGAGAAGCTCTGGGCAGCAACCAAACATCTCTGTCTCTACATAGATAGGATGTTTATCCTTTCTGCTCTTAAAATACAAAAGATGTAAAGGGTTTCTTTAGGTTTCTGTCAATAGTGCAAATGGAAGTCTACATaccatatatcaaaatatttagaagttataaatatataaagcaaacagATTGATAAGGGAGGTATATTCTGGTCTAAATTGACAAATGTACCATCTGAACAACTATTTAACTGAAATTTGCAAGTATTCAAAGATGATATACTTAAATTACTCTCTGAATATCTGGGAATTCTCAAAACCACCTAGAAAAGTTTATGTGATTAATAAAATACCAACATTTAATGatttagaaattatatatttattaaataaaattgctGCCTTCTTCAGCCAGCAAAACAGCTGTATGTTAAACTATAGTCAacataaagtgtttttttttcatagaaatgtCAAATTTGACACTTTTCTTGAGTCCCTACAATTGCAAAATTTGGCTCACTCACTGCTTATCCTCTGTATTGTTGGGGACAGAGGTAGGGTGAAGAAATGACACTTCACAATGAATACCTCTTTCTTCTCATGACTCTCAATATTGAAATTCATGACATGATGTAGCTCAGTTTTCATTGGTAGCCATtgctgatatttttatatttatcttttctccACGATTATGCTTGGAAAAGAAATGTAAGAGGAAGTGGGTAGATCTGAAGCCACTTGGTGTTACTCGTGCAGAGTGGTGAGCACCACTGCATGGAGAAGAAGCAGGGGCTGAGGGAGCCTGAAGCTGTTTGAGCAGGCTGCACTGGAAACTGAGGACTCTTGAGAAATAACACAGACTTGTCTTTGGATGTTCCATAAATCCTCAGGGACAATGTTATGAAACTCCAAAAGTTTTATTTAGCTTCATATTTGACAAATCatattttgtaacatttttaccTTATAACTCATTCTGGTAGAACAAAGTTCCTACAGTTGAAATATGCAAAATGTACAATACAGTGAAATagaatatttctttatttgcatGTTAGCAAAAGTGAGTTAAGCTTTGCTTgctaattatatatgtatgaaacatTTCAGCCCGTAATATACTATCTTAGCTTTGGCTTGGGAAGGaattgcagaaaaataaaaatttcatcagTACACCTGTGTGAGGATTAATTAACACAAGTTGGAAATTCCTGACTTGACATCAGaccaacaacaaaagaaggaGCAGAAGGCAAAGAACAAGAGCATGGCTGTACATTGAAGAATACACACAGTATTTTGGATCTGCAGATAATCAGAAGTTATTTTAGACTTTGAGTTTTCTCTCTTAAACATGAGAGGTAGCCTGAAGAATATCTTTGCCATCATAGTTGTTGCACAGAGCATACTTGGGAATTTCAGCAATGGATTCATAGTAGTGATAAACTGCATTGACTGggtcaaaaaaagaaagctgtcTTCAGTTGATCAAATTCTCATGATCTTGGCCATTTCCAGAATTGGTGCGATCTGGCAAATATTAGTAAGTTGGTTTAAAACTGTGCaatattcatttacatttatgGCTGGAACAGAATTAAGAATTCTTGTTTTCGCATGGATAATTTCCAATCACTTCAGTCTCTGGCTTTCTACCATCCTTAGCATCTTTTATTTGCTCAAAATAGCCACTTTCTCCAGGCCTGCTTTTCTCTATCTGAAGTGGAAAGTAAAGAAAGTGACTCTGACAATATTGCTGGGAAAcctgcttttcttgcttttaaatctGATAGAAGTAAACAAACACATTGAAGACTGGATGCATCAATTAGAACGAAACACAACTTGGAATTGCAAAATGAGTgactttggaatattttcaaatcTAGTCATACAAAAAATGATTCTATTCTCTCTAATGCCATTTACTGTGGCCCTGATCTCCTTTTTCCTGCTAATCTTTTCCTTATGGAAACATCTCAAGAAGATGCAGCTCACTTCCAAAAGACACAGAGACCCCAGGACCAAGGCTCACATAAAtgccttgaaaattatgatctcaTTCCTCCTTCTCTATGCAACttactttctgtcctttttcatATCATGGATTTCTAGGATACTTGAGAGCAAATTGTCCTACATAGTTTGTCTGACTATTGGACTTATTTATCCTTCAAGCCACTCATTTATCCTGATTCTTGGAAACTCAAAATTAAGGCAGGCTTTTGTTTTCATGTTGAAGCAGTTGAGATGTGGTCCAAAACCTAAGACACTCACAATTCCATAAGGCATTTCAAACGATATATGTTTAAGGTTGGGTGAGTAACTCaatagtacagtgcctgcctcacaagcacaaggtTTTAGGTTTGAAGCCTATtgtcccctcaaaaaaaatttaaaaggaaaagcaaaccaATACTCTTGTATGTTCTACATTAAATAGGGATCTATGAGATGTGTGAAAACCTTTTATTCTTTCCCTCAGGTTTTTCTAATATCATGGTCATTGTAAATTTTTCCAGTGAATATTTATAATATCATCTTACCTAAGAATATTACACATTTCTGATGTGTATTTCTAAATTATTGAAAACTTTAATCTTATTCA contains:
- the LOC109674396 gene encoding taste receptor type 2 member 13-like isoform X1 — encoded protein: MRGSLKNIFAIIVVAQSILGNFSNGFIVVINCIDWVKKRKLSSVDQILMILAISRIGAIWQILVSWFKTVQYSFTFMAGTELRILVFAWIISNHFSLWLSTILSIFYLLKIATFSRPAFLYLKWKVKKVTLTILLGNLLFLLLNLIEVNKHIEDWMHQLERNTTWNCKMSDFGIFSNLVIQKMILFSLMPFTVALISFFLLIFSLWKHLKKMQLTSKRHRDPRTKAHINALKIMISFLLLYATYFLSFFISWISRILESKLSYIVCLTIGLIYPSSHSFILILGNSKLRQAFVFMLKQLRCGPKPKTLTIP